A genomic window from Lycium barbarum isolate Lr01 chromosome 4, ASM1917538v2, whole genome shotgun sequence includes:
- the LOC132637514 gene encoding uncharacterized protein LOC132637514, which yields MVVIIVYAKCSEVERMQLWDSLYLLASNMTSPWLLGGDFNDILNEEVKIGGLLVLPQEYEDFAFCLNSCELHEMPFKGSPFTWWNGSAANDCIFKRLDRIVHNDTFQNWFGHLEVEHLSRTGSDHASLLVSCGDQVEKFIKPFRFLKFWVEHDTFLDFVKQQWEIVLTDDVFLLVKGRRKDDAGNWLEDVDSVVAEAVNFFHKQFTHEEVSEDSPIFNHIQELIREEDNILLAAQPTMEEVHKAVFELNGDSACGPDGFSGIFYQKCWEVIKADVHSVVKAFFEGQTLPKSITHTNLVLLPKKNVVEAFSDMRPISLSNFINKVISRVVHDKLDKLLTKVISPNQSGFVKGRNIIENVVLTQEITHGLFHSTRGVKQGYPLSPALFIIAAEVLSRALNSLFD from the exons ATGGTGGTTATAATAGTGTATGCTAAATGTTCAGAAGTGGAGAGAATGCAGTTGTGGGATAGCTTATACCTCTTGGCTAGTAATATGACATCTCCTTGGCTGCTTGGTGGAGATTTCAATGATATACTGAATGAAGAAGTAAAAATAGGTGGTTTACTAGTTTTGCCacaagaatatgaagattttgctttTTGTCTGAATTCCTGTGAGTTGCATGAGATGCCTTTCAAAGGGAGTCCtttcacctggtggaatggtAGTGCTGCTAATGATTGCATCTTCAAGAGATTGGACAGGATTGTACATAATGATACATTTCAGAATTGGTTTGGACACTTAGAAGTGGAACATTTGTCAAggactggttctgatcatgcatCATTACTTGTATCATGTGGAGATCAGGTGGAAAAGTTTATCAAACCATTTAGATTTCTCAAATTCTGGGTGGAACATGATACTTTTCTGGACTTTGTTAAGCAGCAATGGGAAATAGTCTTAACTGATGATGTATTCCT TCtggtaaaaggaagaagaaaagatgatgctggtaattggcttgaggatGTTGATAGTGTTGTTGCTGAAGCTGTCAACTTTTTCCATAAGCAATTTACTCATGAGGAGGTTAGTGAAGATTCTCCAATTTTTAATCATATTCAAGAGTTGATCAGAGAGGAGGATAATATACTACTTGCTGCACAACCTACTATGGAGGAAGTACATAAGGCTGTATTTGAATTAAATGGGGACAGTGCCTGTGGCCCTGATGGATTTTCTGGTATtttttatcagaagtgttgggaggtgatCAAGGCTGATGTACATAGTGTTGTAAAAGCTTTCTTTGAAGGACAGACTCTTCCCAAGTCAATCACACACACTAATCTGGTTTTGCTGCCAAAGAAGAATGTTGTGGAGGCATTTtctgatatgagacctataagCCTTAGCAACTTTATCAATAAGGTCATATCAAGAGTAGTTCATGACAAACTAGACAAGCTACTTACAAAGGTGATCTCTCCAAATCAATCTGGTTTTGTTAAGGGCAGGAATATAATTGAGAATGTGGtgttgacacaagaaatt ACACATGGTTTGTTTCATTCTACAAGGGGTGTCAAGCAAGGGTATCCACTATCTCCTGCTCTTTTCATTATAGCTGCAGAAGTTCTTTCAAGGGCactaaattctttgtttgattaG